GCCGCCATGGTCGCCGTTGTTTGCATGGTCGCTGTGGGAATGAAAACGGCCGATGAGACCGGTGCCCAGGTTGGCACCTACGCGACCCAATTCCTAAGCCAACTTGACGAAGGCCAAAAAGCCAAAGCCGTCATGGACTATGACAGCGACAAACGCGTCGAATGGCACTTCATCCCCAAAGACACCCGCAAAGGCTTGGCCTTGCGTGAGATGAACGAAGCACAACGAGTTGACGCACTACGAATGCTTCGTGCCGCCCTTAGTGAAGCCGGCTACAAGAAAGCCAGCCGAATCATGTTGATGGAAGGCCTTCTTCGTGAGCTTGAAGGCAAAGACCGACGCTGGGAACGTGACCCGCAAAAGTACTTCGTCACGATTTTTGGGACGCCTGGCGACGAGGGCAAATGGGGCCTTAGCTTCGAAGGTCACCACATGTCGATGAACTTTAGCTTCGAAGCTGGCGCGTTGGTCGACAGCAGCCCACAGTTTTTCGCTGCCAACCCAGCGACCGTCATGAACGAAGTGCCTGAACTTTCCGGCAAACTGTTGCCCGGTAAAGGCACTCGGATCCTGAAAGACGAAGAACAATTGGCATTCGACCTGATCAATTCGCTCGAAGGCGAAACCAAGGAAACCGCGATCATCAACCAAGATGCGTTTGATGAAATTCGTTTTGCCGGTGAAGCTCAAGCCGCCGTCGGCGAACCCGAGGGCGTTACCTACAAATCACTCGACGAAGACGCAAAGTCACTGCTGGAAAAGCTGGTCATGACCTATGTCAATGTCGTAGCGGAACCGGTTGCAAACGACCGTCAAGCGATCATCGAGGAAGACGGCTGGGACGATGTGCACTTCGCATGGGCCGGTGCGACTGAACCCGGAATCGGACACTACTACCGAATCCGCGGCAAACGATTCTTGATCGAATTCGTCAACACGCAAGCCGATGCGGCAGGCAACCCAGCCAACCACATCCACTGCGTCTGGCGCGACCTATCGGGTGACTTTAACCTGGAACCAGCTGCGGCTGAGTAATTCAGTTAGCTATTGTCCGCAGCGGGCAGAGCCCGCTAAGCATTGTGTGACAAGGCGGGAGCCTTGTCACAAGTAAACGCAATCCTCGTCGCAAGGCTCCCGCCTGCCGATCCCACCAGCAAGCTA
This is a stretch of genomic DNA from Stieleria sp. JC731. It encodes these proteins:
- a CDS encoding DUF3500 domain-containing protein, yielding MRLPSKLRSLAAMPTASLAISSAAMVAVVCMVAVGMKTADETGAQVGTYATQFLSQLDEGQKAKAVMDYDSDKRVEWHFIPKDTRKGLALREMNEAQRVDALRMLRAALSEAGYKKASRIMLMEGLLRELEGKDRRWERDPQKYFVTIFGTPGDEGKWGLSFEGHHMSMNFSFEAGALVDSSPQFFAANPATVMNEVPELSGKLLPGKGTRILKDEEQLAFDLINSLEGETKETAIINQDAFDEIRFAGEAQAAVGEPEGVTYKSLDEDAKSLLEKLVMTYVNVVAEPVANDRQAIIEEDGWDDVHFAWAGATEPGIGHYYRIRGKRFLIEFVNTQADAAGNPANHIHCVWRDLSGDFNLEPAAAE